A window of the Astyanax mexicanus isolate ESR-SI-001 chromosome 22, AstMex3_surface, whole genome shotgun sequence genome harbors these coding sequences:
- the LOC111191006 gene encoding pikachurin isoform X1, with protein MLSLSRTRSLWIWVVFGTMCVLDVAFSARRTSSRRSERLSPPLDIQLQTVNCTAIRVQWKMPRRHVSTITGYKVFYSEVRIGRPLSSPVTLDVPLSLDMLTTGQFDGQASFDVVIGKLKVATQYRVSVGAYGWAGEGRPSMPRDVSTSSHEVCMPPSPPAQPVVSAVSDTELALSWEEGESEGSAPVLHFLVAYIRPEMDTEWTYIREPVESRSMVLKGLIPETEYQFIIRAVNTHGVSPPSPINPPVRTLGLVDVGSGDYELYITQSKSKDEDGVDIDDSDYDIFIEELNPFPALKTSSRRSQLRSRTGTPRNGNVIYRMRTIPAPQNTPVPQSTPVPQSTPVPENTPVPDSSTFTPAVTVWTLTTTPVPTPTQSTTTTSTAPPRTSLAPSTTAPPTPSPSVSVWSGPDPRVYNSACEETLCPPDSFCVNDYERGGSRCHCNLGHQGALCSQGVSIQFPKFYGFSHMTFEPLKNSYQNFQISLEFKADSGDGLLLYCGENDHGRGDFTSLALIRGKVHYRFNCGTGAAQIVSESSIVIGQWHTVTLFRDGLNGWLRLDNDTPVSGRSQGQYSKITFRTPLYVGGAPSAYWLVRSVGTNRGFQGCVQSLTVNSKPTDLRPWPRGNALSGADIGECSNSVCEGVTCANGGVCFPTRADAYICLCPLGYRGVHCQESFLLTLPQFNESLQSYSSAPWPQSSQSYLSFMEFEIIFQPTNQDGTLLYSDDAASQDFLSITLSGGHLEFRFDCGSGPAVLRSEEPVSMNVWHELRVSRTARSGILQVDEQQAVEGSAEGAFTQIKCSSGIFIGGVPDYDRTKSSAGVVRAFTGSIQKIVVNERAVVVNGGVNVLNALHPCVENPCANGGTCRPRGDGYDCDCALGYDGTHCQKECGNYCLNTVTEAIEIPQFSGRSYLTYDNRDLLKRVSGSRTSVFMRFKSSSPDGLLLWRGSSPNGDFLSLGLQDGALIFRYNLGSGAAVIMMNGTFSDGKWHRVKVVRDGPFGKLTVDDYGTTTGRSPGKMRQLNINGDLYIGGMKEIALYTSRQYLAGLVGCVSHFTLSTDFHVSLVEEAADGKNINTCTN; from the exons ATGCTGAGCCTAAGCAGAACCCGGTCGCTGTGGATCTGGGTCGTGTTTGGAACCATGTGTGTGCTAGATGTGGCCTTCAGTGCCAGGAGAACATCCAGCAGGAGATCTG AGCGGTTAAGTCCGCCGTTGGACATCCAGCTGCAGACGGTGAACTGCACAGCCATCAGAGTGCAGTGGAAGATGCCCCGGAGACATGTCAGCACCATCACCGGCTACAAG GTGTTCTACTCAGAGGTGAGGATTGGTCGACCCCTGAGCTCACCTGTGACTCTGGACGTCCCTCTGAGTCTGGACATGCTGACTACT GGACAATTTGATGGACAAGCAAGTTTT gaCGTGGTGATCGGGAAGCTGAAGGTAGCTACACAGTACCGGGTGAGTGTCGGGGCATACGGATGGGCGGGGGAGGGACGTCCCAGCATGCCCCGGGACGTCAGCACCTCGTCTCATG aAGTGTGTATGCCCCCCTCGCCCCCCGCCCAGCCCGTAGTGTCGGCTGTGTCGGATACAGAGCTGGCTCTGTCGTGGGAGGAGGGCGAGAGTGAGGGCAGCGCCCCCGTCCTGCACTTCCTGGTGGCTTATATCAG gccGGAGATGGACACAGAGTGGACGTATATCCGGGAGCCGGTAGAGTCCAGGTCGATGGTTCTGAAAGGTCTGATCCCGGAGACGGAGTATCAGTTCATCATCAGAGCCGTAAACACACATGGGGTCAGCCCCCCCAGCCCCATCAACCCACCCGTCCGAACActgg gtctggTAGATGTGGGCAGTGGAGATTATGAACTCTATATCACTCAGTCTAAAAGTAAAGATGAGGATGGTGTTGATATCGATGACTCTGACTACGATATATTCATAGAGGAG CTCAATCCGTTTCCTGCCCTGAAGACCAGCAGCCGACGCTCCCAACTTCGCTCCCGAACCGGAACGCCAAGGAACGGGAACGTCATCTACAGAATGAGAACAATCCCTGCCCCCCAGAACACACCTGTCCCCCAGAGCACACCTGTCCCCCAGAGCACACCTGTTCCTGAAAACACACCTGTCCCCGACAGCAGCACCTTTACCCCGGCCGTTACAGTCTGGACCCTAACCACCACACCTGTCCCTACCCCCACCCAATCCACAACTACAACCTCCACTGCTCCTCCCAGGACAAGCCTCGCCCCCTCCACCACAGCCCCGCCCACTCCCAGCCCCTCGGTGTCGGTGTGGAGCGGGCCGGACCCTCGTGTTTATAACAGTGCGTGTGAGGAGACGCTCTGCCCCCCCGACAGTTTCTGCGTTAACGACTACGAGCGCGGGGGCTCACGCTGCCACTGCAACCTCGGCCACCAGGGGGCGCTCTGCTCACAAG GTGTGAGCATCCAATTTCCGAAGTTTTATGGATTTTCTCACATGACTTTTGAACCGCTGAAGAATTCCTACCAGAACTTCCAGATCAGTCTGGAGTTTAAG gcgGACTCTGGGGACGGGCTGTTGTTGTACTGTGGGGAGAATGATCACGGTCGGGGCGACTTCACGTCTCTCGCTCTCATACGAGGAAAAGTGCACTACAG GTTTAACTGCGGTACGGGGGCGGCGCAGATCGTAAGTGAAAGCTCGATTGTGATTGGCCAGTGGCACACAGTCACTTTATTCAGGGATGGGTTGAATGGCTGGCTCAGACTGGACAATGATACACCTGTGTCAGGACGCTCACAG GGTCAGTACAGCAAAATCACATTCCGGACTCCTCTATATGTGGGCGGAGCTCCCAGTGCATATTGGCTTGTGAGATCTGTGGGGACCAATCGTGGATTTCAGGGTTGTGTCCAGAGCCTGACCGTCAATAGCAAACCCACTGACCTCCGACCCTGGCCTCGGGGGAACGCCCTCAGCGGAGCCGATATAg gtgagTGCAGTAACAGTGTGTGTGAAGGGGTCACCTGTGCTAATGGAGGAGTGTGTTTTCCCACTCGAGCGGACGCTTACATCTGCCTCTGTCCCCTGGGCTACAGAGGAGTCCACTGCCAGGAga gtttctTGCTGACTCTCCCTCAGTTTAATGAGAGTCTGCAGTCGTACTCTAGCGCCCCCTGGCCGCAGTCCTCCCAGTCCTACCTATCCTTCATGGAGTTTGAGATCATCTTCCAGCCAACCAATCAGGACGGGACGCTGCTGTACAGCGATGATGCGGCCAGTCAGGACTTCCTGTCCATCACTCTGTCGGGGGGACACCTGGAGTTCCGCTTTGACTGTGGGTCCGGACCCGCCGTCCTCAG gagtgaggAGCCGGTCAGTATGAACGTGTGGCATGAGTTGAGAGTTTCTCGCACGGCTAGGAGTGGGATCCTGCAGGTGGACGAGCAGCAGGCAGTAGAGGGCAGCGCTGAG ggggCCTTTACACAGATTAAGTGTAGTTCAGGGATTTTTATTGGAGGAGTTCCTGATTATGATCGAACGAAAAGCAGCGCTGGAGTCGTCAGAGCGTTCACCGGATCCATCCAGAAA ATAGTGGTGAACGAGCGTGCGGTGGTGGTGAACGGGGGGGTGAACGTCCTGAACGCGCTGCACCCCTGTGTGGAGAATCCCTGCGCCAACGGGGGAACCTGCCGCCCCCGAGGGGACGGGTATGACTGCGACTGCGCCCTGGGATACGACGGGACGCACTGCCAGAAAG AGTGCGGAAACTACTGCCTAAACA ctgtgACGGAGGCTATAGAGATCCCTCAGTTTTCAGGGCGGAGTTATCTGACGTATGATAATCGGGATTTGCTGAAAAG ggtgtCCGGCTCCAGGACGAGTGTGTTTATGAGGTTTAAGAGTTCGTCTCCTGATGGGCTGCTGCTGTGGAGAGGCTCCAGCCCCAACGGGGACTTCCTGTCTCTGGGGCTTCAGGACGGAGCTCTGATCTTCAG GTATAATCTGGGCAGTGGAGCTGCTGTGATCATGATGAACGGAACCTTCAGTGATGGGAAGTGGCACAGAGTGAAAGTGGTCAG ggaCGGGCCGTTCGGTAAACTGACGGTGGACGATTACGGAACGACGACGGGAAGATCTCCCGGGAAAATGAGACAGCTGAACATAAACGGAGATCTTTACATCG GTGGGATGAAGGAGATTGCTCTGTACACCAGCAGGCAGTACCTGGCGGGACTCGTCGGGTGTGTTTCACACTTTACTCTCTCCACCGATTTTCATGTTTCACTGGTGGAGGAAGCAGCCGACGGCAAGAACATCAACACCTGCACCAACTAA
- the LOC111191006 gene encoding pikachurin isoform X2, which translates to MWPSVPGEHPAGDLVFYSEVRIGRPLSSPVTLDVPLSLDMLTTGQFDGQASFDVVIGKLKVATQYRVSVGAYGWAGEGRPSMPRDVSTSSHEVCMPPSPPAQPVVSAVSDTELALSWEEGESEGSAPVLHFLVAYIRPEMDTEWTYIREPVESRSMVLKGLIPETEYQFIIRAVNTHGVSPPSPINPPVRTLGLVDVGSGDYELYITQSKSKDEDGVDIDDSDYDIFIEELNPFPALKTSSRRSQLRSRTGTPRNGNVIYRMRTIPAPQNTPVPQSTPVPQSTPVPENTPVPDSSTFTPAVTVWTLTTTPVPTPTQSTTTTSTAPPRTSLAPSTTAPPTPSPSVSVWSGPDPRVYNSACEETLCPPDSFCVNDYERGGSRCHCNLGHQGALCSQGVSIQFPKFYGFSHMTFEPLKNSYQNFQISLEFKADSGDGLLLYCGENDHGRGDFTSLALIRGKVHYRFNCGTGAAQIVSESSIVIGQWHTVTLFRDGLNGWLRLDNDTPVSGRSQGQYSKITFRTPLYVGGAPSAYWLVRSVGTNRGFQGCVQSLTVNSKPTDLRPWPRGNALSGADIGECSNSVCEGVTCANGGVCFPTRADAYICLCPLGYRGVHCQESFLLTLPQFNESLQSYSSAPWPQSSQSYLSFMEFEIIFQPTNQDGTLLYSDDAASQDFLSITLSGGHLEFRFDCGSGPAVLRSEEPVSMNVWHELRVSRTARSGILQVDEQQAVEGSAEGAFTQIKCSSGIFIGGVPDYDRTKSSAGVVRAFTGSIQKIVVNERAVVVNGGVNVLNALHPCVENPCANGGTCRPRGDGYDCDCALGYDGTHCQKECGNYCLNTVTEAIEIPQFSGRSYLTYDNRDLLKRVSGSRTSVFMRFKSSSPDGLLLWRGSSPNGDFLSLGLQDGALIFRYNLGSGAAVIMMNGTFSDGKWHRVKVVRDGPFGKLTVDDYGTTTGRSPGKMRQLNINGDLYIGGMKEIALYTSRQYLAGLVGCVSHFTLSTDFHVSLVEEAADGKNINTCTN; encoded by the exons ATGTGGCCTTCAGTGCCAGGAGAACATCCAGCAGGAGATCTG GTGTTCTACTCAGAGGTGAGGATTGGTCGACCCCTGAGCTCACCTGTGACTCTGGACGTCCCTCTGAGTCTGGACATGCTGACTACT GGACAATTTGATGGACAAGCAAGTTTT gaCGTGGTGATCGGGAAGCTGAAGGTAGCTACACAGTACCGGGTGAGTGTCGGGGCATACGGATGGGCGGGGGAGGGACGTCCCAGCATGCCCCGGGACGTCAGCACCTCGTCTCATG aAGTGTGTATGCCCCCCTCGCCCCCCGCCCAGCCCGTAGTGTCGGCTGTGTCGGATACAGAGCTGGCTCTGTCGTGGGAGGAGGGCGAGAGTGAGGGCAGCGCCCCCGTCCTGCACTTCCTGGTGGCTTATATCAG gccGGAGATGGACACAGAGTGGACGTATATCCGGGAGCCGGTAGAGTCCAGGTCGATGGTTCTGAAAGGTCTGATCCCGGAGACGGAGTATCAGTTCATCATCAGAGCCGTAAACACACATGGGGTCAGCCCCCCCAGCCCCATCAACCCACCCGTCCGAACActgg gtctggTAGATGTGGGCAGTGGAGATTATGAACTCTATATCACTCAGTCTAAAAGTAAAGATGAGGATGGTGTTGATATCGATGACTCTGACTACGATATATTCATAGAGGAG CTCAATCCGTTTCCTGCCCTGAAGACCAGCAGCCGACGCTCCCAACTTCGCTCCCGAACCGGAACGCCAAGGAACGGGAACGTCATCTACAGAATGAGAACAATCCCTGCCCCCCAGAACACACCTGTCCCCCAGAGCACACCTGTCCCCCAGAGCACACCTGTTCCTGAAAACACACCTGTCCCCGACAGCAGCACCTTTACCCCGGCCGTTACAGTCTGGACCCTAACCACCACACCTGTCCCTACCCCCACCCAATCCACAACTACAACCTCCACTGCTCCTCCCAGGACAAGCCTCGCCCCCTCCACCACAGCCCCGCCCACTCCCAGCCCCTCGGTGTCGGTGTGGAGCGGGCCGGACCCTCGTGTTTATAACAGTGCGTGTGAGGAGACGCTCTGCCCCCCCGACAGTTTCTGCGTTAACGACTACGAGCGCGGGGGCTCACGCTGCCACTGCAACCTCGGCCACCAGGGGGCGCTCTGCTCACAAG GTGTGAGCATCCAATTTCCGAAGTTTTATGGATTTTCTCACATGACTTTTGAACCGCTGAAGAATTCCTACCAGAACTTCCAGATCAGTCTGGAGTTTAAG gcgGACTCTGGGGACGGGCTGTTGTTGTACTGTGGGGAGAATGATCACGGTCGGGGCGACTTCACGTCTCTCGCTCTCATACGAGGAAAAGTGCACTACAG GTTTAACTGCGGTACGGGGGCGGCGCAGATCGTAAGTGAAAGCTCGATTGTGATTGGCCAGTGGCACACAGTCACTTTATTCAGGGATGGGTTGAATGGCTGGCTCAGACTGGACAATGATACACCTGTGTCAGGACGCTCACAG GGTCAGTACAGCAAAATCACATTCCGGACTCCTCTATATGTGGGCGGAGCTCCCAGTGCATATTGGCTTGTGAGATCTGTGGGGACCAATCGTGGATTTCAGGGTTGTGTCCAGAGCCTGACCGTCAATAGCAAACCCACTGACCTCCGACCCTGGCCTCGGGGGAACGCCCTCAGCGGAGCCGATATAg gtgagTGCAGTAACAGTGTGTGTGAAGGGGTCACCTGTGCTAATGGAGGAGTGTGTTTTCCCACTCGAGCGGACGCTTACATCTGCCTCTGTCCCCTGGGCTACAGAGGAGTCCACTGCCAGGAga gtttctTGCTGACTCTCCCTCAGTTTAATGAGAGTCTGCAGTCGTACTCTAGCGCCCCCTGGCCGCAGTCCTCCCAGTCCTACCTATCCTTCATGGAGTTTGAGATCATCTTCCAGCCAACCAATCAGGACGGGACGCTGCTGTACAGCGATGATGCGGCCAGTCAGGACTTCCTGTCCATCACTCTGTCGGGGGGACACCTGGAGTTCCGCTTTGACTGTGGGTCCGGACCCGCCGTCCTCAG gagtgaggAGCCGGTCAGTATGAACGTGTGGCATGAGTTGAGAGTTTCTCGCACGGCTAGGAGTGGGATCCTGCAGGTGGACGAGCAGCAGGCAGTAGAGGGCAGCGCTGAG ggggCCTTTACACAGATTAAGTGTAGTTCAGGGATTTTTATTGGAGGAGTTCCTGATTATGATCGAACGAAAAGCAGCGCTGGAGTCGTCAGAGCGTTCACCGGATCCATCCAGAAA ATAGTGGTGAACGAGCGTGCGGTGGTGGTGAACGGGGGGGTGAACGTCCTGAACGCGCTGCACCCCTGTGTGGAGAATCCCTGCGCCAACGGGGGAACCTGCCGCCCCCGAGGGGACGGGTATGACTGCGACTGCGCCCTGGGATACGACGGGACGCACTGCCAGAAAG AGTGCGGAAACTACTGCCTAAACA ctgtgACGGAGGCTATAGAGATCCCTCAGTTTTCAGGGCGGAGTTATCTGACGTATGATAATCGGGATTTGCTGAAAAG ggtgtCCGGCTCCAGGACGAGTGTGTTTATGAGGTTTAAGAGTTCGTCTCCTGATGGGCTGCTGCTGTGGAGAGGCTCCAGCCCCAACGGGGACTTCCTGTCTCTGGGGCTTCAGGACGGAGCTCTGATCTTCAG GTATAATCTGGGCAGTGGAGCTGCTGTGATCATGATGAACGGAACCTTCAGTGATGGGAAGTGGCACAGAGTGAAAGTGGTCAG ggaCGGGCCGTTCGGTAAACTGACGGTGGACGATTACGGAACGACGACGGGAAGATCTCCCGGGAAAATGAGACAGCTGAACATAAACGGAGATCTTTACATCG GTGGGATGAAGGAGATTGCTCTGTACACCAGCAGGCAGTACCTGGCGGGACTCGTCGGGTGTGTTTCACACTTTACTCTCTCCACCGATTTTCATGTTTCACTGGTGGAGGAAGCAGCCGACGGCAAGAACATCAACACCTGCACCAACTAA